One Delphinus delphis chromosome 16, mDelDel1.2, whole genome shotgun sequence genomic window carries:
- the ZNF32 gene encoding zinc finger protein 32 isoform X2 yields MFGFPTATLLDCHGRYAQNVAFFNVMTEAHHKYDHSEATGSSSWDFQNSFRREKLEQKSPDSKTLQEDSPGVRQRVYECQECGKSFRQKGSLTLHERIHTGQKPFECTHCGKSFRAKGNLVTHQRIHTGEKPYQCKECGKSFSQRGSLAVHERLHTGQKPYECAICQRSFRNQSNLAVHRRVHSGEKPYRCDQCGKAFSQKGSLIVHIRVHTGLKPYACAQCRKSFHTRGNCILHGKIHTGETPYLCGQCGKSFTQRGSLAVHQRSCSQRLTL; encoded by the exons ATGTTTGGATTTCCAACAGCTACTCTGCTGGACTGTCATGGAAGATATGCCCAGAATGTAGCATTTTTCA atgtgatgacagaagccCACCACAAATATGATCACTCTGAGGCCACAGGATCCTCAAGCTGGGATTTCCAGAATTCTTTCAGAAGAGAGAAGCTGGAACAAAAATCCCCAGATTCTAAGACACTACAGGAAGATTCACCTGGAGTGAGACAGAGAGTCTATGAGTGCCAGGAATGTGGAAAATCCTTCAGGCAAAAGGGTAGTCTAACGTTACATGAGAGAATCCACACTGGTCAGAAGCCCTTTGAGTGTACCCACTGTGGAAAAAGCTTTAGGGCCAAAGGCAATCTTGTTACACATCAACGAATACACACAGGAGAGAAGCCTTATCAGTGCAAGGAGTGTGGGAAAAGCTTTAGTCAACGAGGTAGTCTGGCCGTTCACGAAAGACTCCACACTGGACAGAAACCCTATGAGTGTGCTATTTGTCAGAGAAGCTTCAGGAATCAAAGTAACCTCGCTGTTCACAGAAGAGTTCATAGTGGTGAGAAGCCCTATAGATGTGATCagtgtggaaaagccttcagtCAGAAAGGAAGCTTAATTGTTCATATCAGAGTCCACACAGGCCTGAAACCCTATGCCTGCGCACAATGCAGGAAGAGTTTCCACACCAGAGGGAATTGTATCCTGCATGGCAAAATCCACACAGGAGAGACACCCTATCTGTGTGGCCAGTGTGGGAAAAGCTTCACTCAGAGAGGGAGTCTGGCTGTGCACCAGCGAAGCTGCTCACAAAGGCTCACCCTATAA
- the ZNF32 gene encoding zinc finger protein 32 isoform X1 gives MFGFPTATLLDCHGRYAQNVAFFTYWCLLHDFPLILPDVMTEAHHKYDHSEATGSSSWDFQNSFRREKLEQKSPDSKTLQEDSPGVRQRVYECQECGKSFRQKGSLTLHERIHTGQKPFECTHCGKSFRAKGNLVTHQRIHTGEKPYQCKECGKSFSQRGSLAVHERLHTGQKPYECAICQRSFRNQSNLAVHRRVHSGEKPYRCDQCGKAFSQKGSLIVHIRVHTGLKPYACAQCRKSFHTRGNCILHGKIHTGETPYLCGQCGKSFTQRGSLAVHQRSCSQRLTL, from the exons ATGTTTGGATTTCCAACAGCTACTCTGCTGGACTGTCATGGAAGATATGCCCAGAATGTAGCATTTTTCA CATATTGGTGCCTCTTACATGACTTCCCTCTCATTTTACcagatgtgatgacagaagccCACCACAAATATGATCACTCTGAGGCCACAGGATCCTCAAGCTGGGATTTCCAGAATTCTTTCAGAAGAGAGAAGCTGGAACAAAAATCCCCAGATTCTAAGACACTACAGGAAGATTCACCTGGAGTGAGACAGAGAGTCTATGAGTGCCAGGAATGTGGAAAATCCTTCAGGCAAAAGGGTAGTCTAACGTTACATGAGAGAATCCACACTGGTCAGAAGCCCTTTGAGTGTACCCACTGTGGAAAAAGCTTTAGGGCCAAAGGCAATCTTGTTACACATCAACGAATACACACAGGAGAGAAGCCTTATCAGTGCAAGGAGTGTGGGAAAAGCTTTAGTCAACGAGGTAGTCTGGCCGTTCACGAAAGACTCCACACTGGACAGAAACCCTATGAGTGTGCTATTTGTCAGAGAAGCTTCAGGAATCAAAGTAACCTCGCTGTTCACAGAAGAGTTCATAGTGGTGAGAAGCCCTATAGATGTGATCagtgtggaaaagccttcagtCAGAAAGGAAGCTTAATTGTTCATATCAGAGTCCACACAGGCCTGAAACCCTATGCCTGCGCACAATGCAGGAAGAGTTTCCACACCAGAGGGAATTGTATCCTGCATGGCAAAATCCACACAGGAGAGACACCCTATCTGTGTGGCCAGTGTGGGAAAAGCTTCACTCAGAGAGGGAGTCTGGCTGTGCACCAGCGAAGCTGCTCACAAAGGCTCACCCTATAA